GCAACGAGGGGAGGCTCGCCGTGGTCGCCCGGCCTcctcggccgcgcttccactcggcagaTGTGTTCCCTGAGTTTGTCATGTGGTCGGAGAGGCCCGCTGGCACCTGACTCccgctcccgcgcttcttcgcgGGTGAGCTGCCGACCGCGGGGCTTGATGGCCTCTAGCTGCAGGCCGACGGCTGCGGCAGCAGGGCCTCGTGCGCTGGGGTCGAAGTCACCGCCGCAGGCAGCGTGTCCTTGACTCGCGGTTGGCAGGCGTTTGCCCGCGCGTGGGGCCTGAGCGGGAGGTGCGCCCTCCATTTCAGGTACGACGGCcatgcgaccctctacgtgagggtgttcggggaggATGGCCGTAGTTCGGGGTGCTGCCCGGAAGATGGCAGCGGCGATGACGAGCTTTCCCTTGGCGACGACCACGATGATGGCATGGGTGAGCTTGCCCTTGGCAACGGCCATGCTACCTCTAGCAACGGCGGCTCCTCCTCTGGCGAGAGCACCAGTAGTGGCGGCTATGACGAACCACCATGCCACCGGGCTTGGATCGGGGAAAGTGACAAGCCGTCTCATCGTCGTGCTCCGGTGAAGTGGGAGGAACACCCACACTGAGCTCGGGTGCCACTGGAGCCTGGCCTCGGGAGTGGCTGCAGCCGTGCGGCCcacttttgtttaacctttcctttCTCCTGCATTTGAAAAAAGTAGAGGGCCCCGATAGGGTGTGTAATGAACCATGGCGCTTGCGCCACTATGCTATGATTGTTATTTTGATATCGTGCCGCGATACCCGTGTTTCTACTAGGTGCGGTTAGGGTAACTTAGCTCGATGTGCTTGTGGTAGTCTCCCATGTCGTGAGGGCGCGCCTTTTCGGAGGTATCTTTCAAGGGCTTCCTTCCTGACGACTCAGGAGCCACCGAGCCTCTAGAGACGTTGTGTAGCTGCAGATTTTTTTAGAATTGGTAGGCCTTGTGAGGCGTCTCGTCCTACCTCGCACAAGCCCCCGAGCGTGGGTTGGTTGTTGTTGGTGCACCGTGTCATGATGCCCGGAGGCACGGACTTGAGGGGGTGCGCATGCTCACGGGCTCATTCGAGAGCGTCTCGCGAGGATTGAGGACGCCGAAGCTCTGGGGCGACAGGGCTTCGGTGAGGTGTGGTCGCAGGTGAGCCCAGGCGCACACACCTACCTAGCCCCCACGCGCGAGACGCGCTAGGAGGAGCAACAGGCAATAGCCGCTCCTCCTGGGACAAGGTCGGAAAGGCGagcaaaaagagagagaaaaaccCAACTTTTGCGAACGGAAGACAcgaaaaactccaaatttcattcAAGAAGCTGAAaaccaactacagaaagcaagaaaaggaacagccgcgtccggcacctagactagtcttcttgtcttcccactAGCACAGAGCATGGGGCCTCCACTAGGATgtgggtgggagcccccgtgaggcccAGGGGCGACctcaggagactccggggcgtgtacagccccaactcattattacgtgagagtgtcacgagcggagacatTCATAGGTGcggggccttgcttcatgggtagaacttccagaggtagtggatgttccaggcgttctagATGGGGATCTCGTCCTGcatctccaggcgcacggcgccaggcctggagacacgggcgatcctgaacgggccctcccacatgggcgagagcttatgcaacccttccctggagaACACCCGCCTCAGGATGAGATTGCCCACCTCGAGCATCCTGGAGTAGacgctgcggcagtggtaccgccaCAGCGCCTGCTAGTACCTCGCTGCTTGGAGCGAGGCTtgacggcggcgttcctccctcagcacaaggtccatcccccgcgaggcgtcctggcgtgcctcgtcaaacgccaagacccgcgtggagcgatgcctgacctcgtgagggatAACCGCTTcggctccatagacgaggaagaatggagtctcgcccgtcggcttggtcgcggtggtgcggatggaccacagcacggactggagctcatcgaGCCAGTCCCCCTGCCGCatgcctcgagcttcttcttgaaggtccttgccttgaggcctctcaggacctccgcatTGGTGCGCTCAGCCTGGCCATTGCTGcgggggtgtgccactgaagcgtagcatatctatgttccaaggttagcacaatatgttttgaaaaggTTGCTGGTGAAGTGCAAGCCATTGTTGGTGATGACGCGATTAGGTaccccgaaccggctcacgaggcccttgatgaacgtAACTGCCGAGCCAGGTGGGATGGTGCGTACGGCCTCCACTTCCGCGCACTTgatgaacttgtcgatggcgacgtagaggtagcggtagcccccgggcgctcgagggaatgtgcccaggatgtccagcccccagaccgcaaatgacCCTGAGAGCGGGATGGCCTGGAGGCCCTGAGCGggctggtggatctgcttggcgtggaattgatAGGCTTCATAGGATCTTACCAATTATGCGGCACcgttgagcgccgtgggccagtagaatccgctgcggaacgccttgcccacgAGGGTGCGCGATGAGGAGTGATGCTCGCAGTCCCCGCCATGAATGTCGGCCAGCAGCTCGCATCCTTGCTCCATGGAGATGCATCATAAAGAAACATCGCTCGGACGCCTTCGATAGAGCTCACCATCCCGGATGCAGTTTGCAGTGGCCTGGTGCGCCATACGCTCTGCATCTTCCTCCTCCGACAGGGTGCCCAGAAGCAGGTACGCCTTGAACTCCTCGGTCCAGTACCCCTCTTGAGGCTCAAGCGCAAGGAGGAGGCGGGATCGACCGCAAGCTGAGGCGCCTGAGAGGGGCACTTGGGGGAGCTCCTCTTGAGGTGTTGCTGGTCCcggggcggggggtgggggggtgGTGGATCcactgatggcttgaagagccgctcctcaaagatgCCAGGCCCCTGAGGTAGACGCCGAGACGCCCTCTTGGTGATGTCGTCCGCCTCCTTGTTCATGCCGCATGGCACGTGCTGcaattccaggcccaagaatCGTTTCTCGATTTTGCATACCTCCTcgaggtaggcctccatgtgctcgtccttcggcttgTACTTCTTGtgggagaagttgacgaggagctgcgagtcgcccctgatggtgaggcACCTGACCCCCACAGCTGCTGCAGCCTTGAGGCTGGCGATCAGGCCTTCGTATTCCGGGATGTTGTTGGAGGCCTTCTTGTcttgctggaagcagagctgcacggcgtagtagagcttgtcgtGGGTGGGCTTgatgagcacggctccagcccTCATGCCCTAACGCACGAATgcaccgtcgaagtacatgacccaaccatcCGGTGCTTCGTCCCCAAGCGAAAGGGAACGGTCCTCGCCCACTTCTCGGTTGGGAGCGTCAGTCCATTCTGCTACGAAGTCGGCGAGGGCCGCACCCTTGATGATCCTGGTGGTGCTGAACACCAATTGAAACGCCTGCAGTTCAATGTTCCATTCGGCGACCATCCCCGCGGCGTTCGGGCTCCGCAGCACCCATTCCAGTGGGTAAGcagagacgaccttgatggggtggacTTGGAAGTAGTGGTGCAGCTTTCGAGAGGCGACGAGGAGCACGAGCAAGAGCTTTTGCAGCATGGGGTTCCCGCCCACACATTACGtagcaccgtgctgacgaagtacaccgggtgctcgacgagggagGAGACATTAGCGGAGTCTTGCACCTCCTGAGGCTGACGATCCTCAGGAGCCTTGTCATCCATCGGTGTAGCTGTGGCCTCGGGAACTCCGTCCTCAGGAGTCTTGCCGCCTGGTGGATTGGTCGAAGTCTTAGGAGCGTAGTTGACCGGCGGGGCGGCCGGGGCCTCAGGAGCGCCATCCTGAGGCTGCAGCACCTCAACCGGGTGCGAGGTGCTTCATCGTGAGCCCTTGGTCGGGCGCTCCTCCCGCACCACCACCAATGCTATGCTGGCAGAGTGAGGCGTGGCAGCCAGGTAGTGCACCAAAGGCTCAAGGGGGCGCGGTGCTACCATCACCGGCGGGCTGGTGAGGTACGTCTTGAGGTCTTGAAAGGCGGCGTCAGCCTTcggagtccactcgaatgggcccttctttttcatcagcttgaagaaagggagggcgcgctcccccagcttggagatgaaacacCCGAGCGAGGTTACACAGCCtgccagcttctgcatctccttgagggtttgcggcGGACTCATCCTCTCTGTGGCCTTAACCTTCTtcgggttggcctcgatccctctgtgcgacaccaggaaacccagcagcttgccggacgGGACGCCAAACACACATTTCTCCGGGTACAGGTCTACTTTGTGCAGGCTGGCAAATGTCTCCTCCAGGTCTTCGATAAGGGTCCTTGCCTCCGGAGATttcaccactatgtcgtcgacgtaTGCCTTGGCATTCCTCCCGAGCTGCGACCCCAAAGCGATGTGCATCAACTGCTTTACGCAGCCCGAACgacatgcaggtgtagcagtacaccccacatggggtcaagaaggccgtcttctcaacatcctgcaccgccatcttgatttggtgatagccCGAGAAGTTGTCCAGGAAGCATAGCAAATCACACCCAGCGTTGGAATCGACGATCTGATCGATGTGTGGAAGCGGAAAGGGGTCTTGAggacaagccttgttgaggttggtgaaatcgacgcacatgcgctccttcccgcctttcttggggTTGATAActgggttcgccagccattctgGATACCGCACCTCCCGAATGACGCCAGCCTCTTGCtgcttgcgggtctcttggacgatgaacgactgcttctccgtggattgCCGTTGCGCCTTCTGTTTCTATAACACCCTGGAttttgcccttttctttttcctttgatTTTCTTTGATTTCTTGATTTGATTTGCTTTTTCTGGGGCTATGTGGTTctgaaacttgggaagatcatgtcTTCCTAGGTTCTGTAGTGGCTTGttatcctcatcatcatcccaagatcatgtcatTTCCATCCTTGACCTAACCCAATATTCTTTTTAATGGGAATAATCCTTTTTCTATTAATGGAATAACCCTTTAAACcataggttgtgaagcaacctatatttctgtcactcccaaaattcccaaataattttcataaattgtttgggtcatatcttcctcaaatatgtcAAGATCCTTCCTTGGCATCAtcaaagataattcacaaatattcctttTCTGATTCTGCCCTAAGTGGTAGTTTGggaaggaagtgtcatttatcttTGCTCAATTGATCCCAAACTTTTTGGAcatcttttcctgtccatatcattgccccatgccaaaattcaactcatTTTTCTTGGTAATaattcctgagcaatttttcaaagttcctatCTAAGGGAAGACATTGTAAtggaagtactagctaggcatatccaaatgagttgagaTTTTTCAAGGTCCTTCATATGATCAAATCATCGCTCTCCACCAAACTGGAGCTCATGTAACTCATCTATGTGAGCTCAGCTCCAAATCTTAGTTTCTGGTCggattttcagtttgtgaagcaaccaTATTTTGTCTTGCTTCATTTACGCTGAAGATTTTCCAGGGTATTCTCATATCTAATCAACTCCCTCCATCATGTTTTGGCTCATTTCATCAATCCATttgccctgtgcaatttttccaagtttctgATCAGAATGaagcattgtgaagcaagtcccattttggtatttccaaatggcatgaaacttTTACAGAAGCTTCATATGATCAAATAACCCATCTATGCCAATtttcagctcaatccaagctAGTATGTGAGTGCTACTTCAAAGTTTGCTATTCTGTTCAGTATGGCACTTTGCACTACATGTACTAGCTAAACCCCTCGGTATGAGCTGAAACCTTGCCATTTTACTCACCTTATTGACTGATAAACCCCAGTCAAGTCTCAGTCTAATCCTCCCGACCAATCCTCTGCAGATAGCATCAAACACCTTGCTGCCAAAATGTTTTGGCTCCTCCTGCAAATCACTTATTTGCCCCTGAACTGACTTGTTGCTTCGCTTGGACTCAGGGTATCGTGGTCATTCTACTAGACATGGTCGGCCCGTCCAGAACACGCCGCTTGAGCTAGCTCACGCGATGACCACGGGTCAGACAGGCCAAAACTGGCGCTCTGGCCAGTCCTCGGCGCTGTTCTCGTCCGCTCCCTCCTCGTCTCGACCTCCATTCATGTCCTGGAGCTTACCCGTGATCGACTCAGTCACCCCGTGCTCGGGTCCCCTCCTGTTTCGCCATCGTTTTCTCTCTGTCAAGCTTGCCGGTGACATGTCTCCTCTCTCCCCTCCATTGGCGTCGAGCTGGAGCTCTCTAAGGCCTCGTTTGTTTCGCATGGATCGGAGGGGTGTTCAGAGAATAAACCCCGCGAGGCCCAGAATCCCCGCAAATACCCGTCGGCCCATTTGGTAGGCGCGGTTTGGACGGCCCAATCCCCTCGATTCCCTTTCGACCCACCTGTTCCCACGCGGTTCAGAATCATCGAGGCCCCCCTCAAGCATTTGGCTGCTCGACTTGAGACGCCGCCGCCGACGCTGCGCCGCCTCCTCCCCAAGACTACGCGCCGCCTCCTCCCCAACTCGCTGCGCCACCTGACGCCTCGACGCCGGTGATCTCCTCCGGCATACTGGACTTCTCACCGGTGGTTAGTCATCGCagcccccccctccccccccccccccctctcctctccatggCTGCCACCTCCCGCATGCCCTCCGTCCGCCTCGTCCTCATCGGCGAGCATGCCAAGAACGGCGTCTCCTACCCCCAGCTCCACATGTACCCTAACCCTACCCAGCTAGCTTGCCAAGTACGCTGTCCCCTTCGACCCTAACCCTAGCCATCGAGATTGCCATAAATTCGTGTGTTGAGGATAAATTGGCAGAGTGTAAACCAACTTTTTCATTGTTGATTGTAATGGCAGTGTGGTACAGATTGTTAAATAGTGATTGTGATCTTGATATGTGTTGTGACCATGGAGCAAATTAGATGCTGGAACTGTTGTCTATATGTGCTGTGACCATGGAGCAAATTTGATGTTGGAACTGTTGTCTGTTTGTGTTGATATGCCTGGTGCTTGCTTCTCTTTTGTATTGGTTGGTTGAATTTAACCAAAAGTTATCTGTTGTTGGACGATCTGTTGTATGTTGCATTTCCAGTGTGTAATTGGCAACTTGCAGTTGTTTAGCTGAATTTTGGAGTTACTATTGTTCTATATAATTCATTGCTCAAGTTTGACCGCTTGTTCTTTGCACTGCTGCTGCTAAAGTTAGAAGTTACCTGTTCTCTGGGAGACTATTGAATTCTCTTATTTTCAATTCTCCAAGAATTGTTTTGAATGATTGAATAAGAGCCAAGTATGTGCTTTCTCGGGTGTCAGCCAGCCTAAACTTATCTTTGCTTGACTGTTTTGCTAATAGATTAATCTATCGGTGCAGTGGTATGTTCTATTTGAAATGGAAACTTATACTGTGCAGAATATTCTTTTGTTCGTTTTCTTGGTTGTTAGTAAATCATGGCGTCTTTCACTAGTTCTTTCATAAGTAGGTTGTGGATTACAGGTTGGCCAGTTAGAAATGGCTTGAATGGGCCaataaggaaatatttttggatcCCACAAGTCAATGTTGTATAGCAGAGAATTTTGATGCTTAGTGATCAGCCCAACACCTCACCTTATAAAATGGTGGTCAGTTTCCTCTCGTCTCTGAACTACTAGGTCGCTTTGTAAAGTCTGTATTGACTCGCCAGAGTTTTGCCGCATCTTTCATTTCTGTTTACTGCTGTCTGATGTCTCTATGTGTAGAATCAAAGCCTTCACCTTCTCTGTTTGCTGCTGTTTGATGTCGCTATGTGTAGAATCTAACATCTTGATTAGTGTAGTATCAGCAAGATACAACTATGCATATTTTGCAAATCTTTACAGAGACATTCTTCAACTGGTATAACTTTCTCTGTATTTAGATTGATAGTATGTCTGGTCCTAACTGTTAGGCTGTGTAAAATGACAGTTCACCAGATTATATAGATACTGTGAGTTCATGTTTTGAGTCTGTACTTGATTGCAAATTGGAGTATTGCTTGAACTGAAAGATATGATATGATGTAACCTGATTGGAATATACCTGATTTTCCCTGTTTCATTTTTAATTACTGATTGGGAGGTTCTGATATGTTCTTATTTTGACAGACAGCAGCCTGGGTTCTTGTTGGGGTGGACGAGTTGCCTCCATCTTGGGATCCAATTGTCATGCCTAAGATCGGTAATTTACACAAGCTTTTTGGCCTCTAGACCTTGTTTCTTAAGTCTTAATCGAAGTACTATATCCTACTTGATAGCTCTTGTAGTCTTATCATTCTGTCCTCATGATATGAAATCCAGACCTTGTTTCGAAAGTCTTAACCAAAGTACTATATCCTACTTGATGGCTCTTGTAGTCTTACTATGTGTGTATGTCTTATTAATAATTTGCTTCAAGTCAAGTAAACCATGAAATGTAGTTCTTATTTGTTGCTTCTTGATTCTAGTTTTAGTGTCAACATGAACTTCGAGATTATCGATCGAATTAGGAAGAGGAGAAGCGAGGATGATGAAGATATGATGTCCTTTATTCTACCCGTATTGCATCGAATGCGTAATAGAGGACCAGTCGAGAGAAAGCAGCGACATAGCTCCATTCTATATGGCAAGAAGCATGTTGACGATATACTTAGAGTCCATGTTAAGAATTGCCTCGTAGCTTATAGGATGGAGCCACATATCTTTCGGGCTTTGGCATCTTATCTTAGAAGAGAAAATTTGATTTCGCATACAAGAATTAAGGTGGAGGAGAAGTTAACATTTTTCCTGTACATGGTGTCTCAGAACGCGTCTTATGAAGATCTCCAGCTAGAATTTCAGCATAGTGGACAAACATTTCATGAGTACATCAATGAGTTCTTCAATATCGTCCCCATCTTAGCTAGTCGATTTTTAAGCCTCCGAACATTGATGAGCCACATCCAAAAATCTCCACCGACACAAGATTCTGTCCTTACTTCCAGGTTTCCATTTTTAACGCTTCCACAATTCCTTTTCTTATCTAACTTATAGTTCTTTATTGACCTGCAATCTTTGCTTCCAGAACTGTTTAGGAGCCATTGATGGGTCACATGTTCCTATAACCGCAACACCTGGGATTGCTGCTCCATTTAGGAATAGGAAGGGTACCTTGAGTCATAATATTATGGTTGCATGTGACTTCGATTTAAGATTCACTTTCATATCATGTGGTTGGGAGGGTTCAGCTACGGATGCGAGGGTTCTTCATTCTGCAATGAGCAAGGGATTTAAAGTACCCGAGGGAAAGTTTTACCTAGTTTATGGGGGTTATGCAAACACTCAGTCATTTCTCGCACCTTATCGGGGTGTCCGGTATCATTTGAAGGAATTTGGTCATGGACATCCTCGGCCAAAAAACCACAGGGAATTGTTCAATCATCGGCATGCTGTTCTACGGAACCATGTGGAAAGGTCTCTAGGAATTCTTAAAAAGCACTTCCCAATTCTTCATGTTGGCACACTGCATTCAATCGAGAACCAAGTGAAACTTCCCGCAGCTGCCATGGTTCTTCACAATATCGTCAAAATGGAGAATGGTGACGAGACTTGGCTTGACAACTAGCCCGATAACATAGCGCCAAATGTTTTTGCCGATCTCCCGAATGGCGACGAGAATAACTATGAGAACAACGACTTAGGGAACACTCTAAGGGATGAAATCGCAAAGCAAATGTGGGAAGCATAccatcttgaatagccaacatgatGGTGTGTGTTTAatcatatatatacatatattaattaattaacttctCTCGTCTTCATCATCTAATGATGTAGTGTGTGTTGAAATGCAGATATGTATCCAAAGGGGTCCCCAAAGTATCATCTCATGAAAGCAAGTGGGGAAAAAGCTTCACACGGTGCGAAGAAGCCATCACCCAAAATTAAAAAGACACCTCCAAGAGGTATTTGGTCTACTTAATCTCCATTTCTCAGATCTTGCCAATTAAGTTCTGTGCTTGATGTTATGTTTGGTGAATGATATCTTTCAGTACTACATGTAGTGGTGCATTATAGCAGAAACAAGTCTATAGCAAAGAGATAGCTCACCATGATCTTCTGGAGGCCAATACTTGCTGCATTAATATTTCTCATTTTGAATATTAGCTAGCTCATGATAGTTTATCACTATTTGTTTTCAAATTGAATGGTAGTAACTCCTCTTATCATGTTGAGCATTAAGTTTGAACAATGTAAATTTGTGTTAGTGTAGTTGAAAAGCCAAGAGCTCAATGGAACCCAGCTTTGGAAAAGGGTTTGGTGGAGGTACTTCAGGAGCACAACACTCCGCACCATAGGGGACAGAATGGTTGGTCAACTGAAGCATGGAATAGGATGGTAGATTTATTTCATGAAAGATATGACCACACTAATTTTACAAAGATACATATTCAGGAAAAGCAGAAAGACTTGAAAGCTCAATACAAACTTCTTAAGGATGCCCGCAAACAGAGCGGTGTCAGTTGGAACTATCATACACAAAAGATAGATGCTGACGCATATCTTTGGCAAAACTTGATGATTGTAAGTTCTAGTGTAGTGTATTTTgtctttgcaaaacttgatgactTGTATTCCATGCTTTTGTAATCAATCTTGTTTTCGAGCAATCTAAGTTTGATAAATCATTTCTTTTATATATACAGTCGTGGCCAGAAATAGCTAAGTTCCAGAATAAGCCCTTTCCCCTCTACGATAAGCTTGGTGATCTGTATGATGGTGAGTTGCTGAGTTAAATGGATTTTCATTTCCTCTCTTTTTGTTGACCTTTATAATGAATTTTCATTGATGTGTGGCCTTTAATGATAACTTGGGTGTTTGTGCAGGACATATAGCAGAAGGTAACTTCAATTTCACATCAACTGAAGTTACACAAGTGAGTGATGGTGATCCCGAAGTTGAAAGAGAGCAGACTGCCTTCTCTTTTGACCTGAATCAATATGGTGATGATTTACACATGTATAATGATCCAAGAGATGCCGCCCCAAGTGATGTATCAAGAGATGCCGCCCCAAGTGATGGTTCAAGAGATGCTGCCCCAAGTGGTGGTCCAAGAGATGTTGCCCAAACAGGTGCTCCCGGTGGTTCAAATAAGAAGCCAGTGAAGgagcccaagaagaagaagcgtgATGATCCAATGGTGGGTGATGGCACAATATGTGGAGATTAAACGGAAGCAAGCAGAGGAGGAGTCTGTTTTGTTGGCAGGGTCAAAAATGCCCAAGAGTTCTCCATCAGCAAGTGCATTGCTGTTTTGCACAAGATGGAAAGCATCCGCCATGATGAAAGAGTTGCTGCCTACAAAGTGTTCAAAAGTGTTGAGAATCATGAGATTTTTCTGAATTCTGCCGCCGAAGATGAAGATAGTGCTGCTGCATTTCTTCGGAGCGAAATGGAAGAGTTGCATCAACGTATCTAAGGTAACAATCTTCTGCATCCCCTTCTTCTTTGTGCTACCTGTCAAGATTTAGATGCTGCAATTCTTCAGTCTAGAGCTGACTTAGATGATAGAACTGATCTCCAGCAACTACATGTAGTTTCTTGTTTCACATGCCCACATGGAGTAATCTCAAGCTAAATGAAATATAGTAACCTGATAACCAGTCTTAGGGGAACTAA
The Aegilops tauschii subsp. strangulata cultivar AL8/78 chromosome 3, Aet v6.0, whole genome shotgun sequence genome window above contains:
- the LOC109786322 gene encoding uncharacterized protein isoform X1, whose translation is MKSQSKCGKHTILNSQHDDMYPKGSPKYHLMKASGEKASHGAKKPSPKIKKTPPRVEKPRAQWNPALEKGLVEVLQEHNTPHHRGQNGWSTEAWNRMVDLFHERYDHTNFTKIHIQEKQKDLKAQYKLLKDARKQSGVSWNYHTQKIDADAYLWQNLMISWPEIAKFQNKPFPLYDKLGDLYDGHIAEGNFNFTSTEVTQVSDGDPEVEREQTAFSFDLNQYGDDLHMYNDPRDAAPSDVSRDAAPSDGSRDAAPSGGPRDVAQTGAPGGSNKKPVKEPKKKKRDDPMVGDGTICGD
- the LOC109786322 gene encoding uncharacterized protein isoform X2, producing the protein MPKIDMYPKGSPKYHLMKASGEKASHGAKKPSPKIKKTPPRVEKPRAQWNPALEKGLVEVLQEHNTPHHRGQNGWSTEAWNRMVDLFHERYDHTNFTKIHIQEKQKDLKAQYKLLKDARKQSGVSWNYHTQKIDADAYLWQNLMISWPEIAKFQNKPFPLYDKLGDLYDGHIAEGNFNFTSTEVTQVSDGDPEVEREQTAFSFDLNQYGDDLHMYNDPRDAAPSDVSRDAAPSDGSRDAAPSGGPRDVAQTGAPGGSNKKPVKEPKKKKRDDPMVGDGTICGD